A DNA window from Theobroma cacao cultivar B97-61/B2 chromosome 5, Criollo_cocoa_genome_V2, whole genome shotgun sequence contains the following coding sequences:
- the LOC18598279 gene encoding beta-fructofuranosidase, insoluble isoenzyme 1, whose translation MYYKGIYHLFYQYNPKGAVWGNIVWAHSVSKDLINWEALEPAIYPSKPFDIKGCWSGSATVLPGNKPVIFYTGIDPQGKQIQNYAIPSNSSDPYLRQWTKPTDNPIAVAGFKMNKTAFRDPTTAWKIDEHWRMLVGGRRNQRGIAHLYRSRDFKKWTKAQHPLHSVPNTGMWECPDFYPVALFGEAGQNTSAFGPNVKHVLKVSLDATRFEYYTLGEYFPSRDKYVVDMDSIDGRDGLRYDYGNFYASKSFFDPVKDRRILWGWANESDTPQDDVSKGWAGIQTIPRKVWLDPSRKQLLQWPVEEIETLRSQNVRLREQKLKLGDRIEVEEITAAQADVDVTFSIPNLDKAEPFDPSWTNAQELCSLKGSSVQGGVGPFGLLTLASQKLEEYTPVFFRVFKAQYKHVVLLCSEARSSSLRNIGLYKPSFAGFVDVDLSEKKQLSLRSLIDHSVVESFGAGGKTCITSRVYPTLAVFGDAHLFAFNNGTETIIVDLNAWSIRKPNKMNN comes from the exons ATGTACTACAAGGGAATTTACCATTTATTCTACCAATACAACCCCAAGGGTGCAGTTTGGGGCAACATTGTTTGGGCTCATTCAGTATCCAAAGATCTGATCAACTGGGAAGCACTTGAGCCAGCAATCTATCCTTCAAAGCCCTTTGACATAAAAGGGTGTTGGTCTGGATCAGCCACCGTCCTTCCAGGCAATAAGCCCGTAATTTTTTACACAGGAATTGATCCCCAAGGAAAGCAAATCCAAAATTATGCTATTCCATCTAATTCATCCGATCCATATCTGCGTCAATGGACCAAGCCCACTGACAATCCGATTGCTGTTGCCGGCTTTAAAATGAACAAGACCGCCTTCCGTGACCCAACCACTGCTTGGAAGATTGACGAGCACTGGAGAATGTTGGTAGGTGGCAGACGAAACCAAAGAGGCATTGCTCATTTGTACAGAAGTAGGGATTTCAAGAAATGGACCAAGGCTCAGCACCCTTTACATTCTGTGCCAAATACAGGTATGTGGGAATGCCCAGATTTTTATCCTGTGGCATTATTTGGTGAAGCTGGGCAGAACACATCTGCCTTTGGGCCTAATGTTAAGCATGTGTTGAAGGTGAGCTTAGATGCTACTAGGTTCGAGTACTACACTTTAGGTGAATATTTCCCGAGCAGGGATAAATATGTGGTTGACATGGACTCCATTGATGGTCGGGATGGACTTAGATACGACTATGGGAATTTCTACGCTTCAAAGTCATTTTTTGACCCTGTTAAGGACAGGAGGATTCTATGGGGTTGGGCCAATGAGTCGGATACCCCTCAAGATGATGTCAGTAAAGGATGGGCTGGCATTCAG ACAATTCCAAGGAAGGTGTGGCTTGATCCTAGTAGGAAGCAATTGCTGCAATGGCCTGTTGAAGAAATAGAGACTCTTAGGTCCCAGAATGTTCGATTAAGAGAGCAAAAGCTCAAATTGGGAGATCGTATTGAAGTCGAAGAAATAACTGCTGCCCAG GCTGATGTTGATGTTACCTTCTCCATACCTAACTTGGACAAAGCTGAGCCATTTGATCCTAGCTGGACCAATGCGCAGGAGCTCTGTAGTCTAAAGGGCTCAAGTGTTCAAGGTGGCGTTGGACCATTTGGGCTACTAACATTAGCTTCACAAAAGCTAGAAGAGTATACCCCAGTTTTTTTCAGGGTATTTAAAGCCCAATACAAGCATGTTGTTCTCTTGTGCTCTGAGGCTAGGAG TTCTTCCTTGAGGAACATTGGGCTATACAAACCCTCATTTGCTGGATTTGTGGATGTGGATTTATCTGAGAAGAAGCAGCTTTCTCTTAGGAGTTTG ATTGATCACTCTGTTGTGGAGAGTTTTGGGGCTGGTGGAAAAACTTGCATCACATCAAGAGTTTATCCAACGCTAGCAGTCTTTGGCGATGCTCACTTGTTTGCATTCAACAATGGGACTGAGACAATCATTGTAGATCTTAATGCTTGGAGCATAAGAAAGCCTAATAAGATGAACAACTGA